A genomic segment from Aegilops tauschii subsp. strangulata cultivar AL8/78 chromosome 1, Aet v6.0, whole genome shotgun sequence encodes:
- the LOC109763621 gene encoding uncharacterized protein yields the protein MPPPSMVLQLPRLGRVAGVTAAPASKAGPRKLNFHGCRSSRRSSSSSSRSSSWFSSNAENPGPDTRDDNRTSSRRWWSDDQFDVEEEEEEEEFGSEGSFGSAREMFDEPWFTKVFRVYGYVLPVLLASMLVTTGPQAFLMAMAIPLVQSVLSFAISKIASFGRRRRDEEEYDDDGYYYSDYGSGGWEAEEQYSSNSSSTYRGGDSSTGSSRYQQQQQEESADSDPTVESGDINGTTGTAARSESGSTGFGGWDELEEGGDRRSSGRSRARGSPAGTATAGGAVGTSRPPATRRRRSRGAAAARYRQAPLPMRLLIALFPFLGSWFRILL from the exons ATGCCGCCGCCGTCGATGGTGCTGCAGCTCCCACGGCTGGGCCGAGTCGCCGGAGTAACGGCGGCACCTGCATCCAAAGCCGGGCCCCGCAAATTGAATTTCCATGGGTGCCGCAGCAGCCGGCGCTCCTCCTCGTCcagcagcagaagcagcagcTGGTTCTCCTCCAACGCCGAGAATCCCGGCCCCGACACCAGAGACGATAACAGGACTAGTAGTAGGAGGTGGTGGTCCGACGACCAATTCGacgtggaggaggaggaggaggaggaggaattcGGGAGCGAGGGCTCGTTTGGTTCTGCAAGGGAGATGTTCGACGAGCCATGGTTTACCAAG GTGTTCAGGGTGTACGGGTATGTGCTCCCGGTGCTGCTGGCGTCCATGCTGGTGACAACAGGGCCACAGGCTTTCCTCATGGCGATGGCCATCCCGCTCGTCCAGTCCGTTCTCTCCTTCGCCATTTCCAAGATTGCTTCGTTTGGCCGGCGCCGCCGTGACGAAGAAGAATATGACGACGATGGTTATTATTATTCCGATTACGGCAGCGGCGGCTGGGAAGCTGAAGAACAATATAGCAGCAACTCTTCCTCCACGTACAGAGGAGGAGACAGCAGCACTGGTAGCAGCAGGTACCAGCAGCAGCAACAGGAGGAGTCTGCAGATTCAGATCCAACGGTAGAATCGGGTGATATTAACGGTACCACCGGCACAGCAGCTAGAAGTGAAAGTGGTAGTACCGGTTTTGGAGGATGGGACGAGCTGGAAGAAGGCGGCGACCGCCGCAGCAGCGGCAGGTCGCGTGCACGGGGGTCGCCGGCGGGTACTGCTACCGCTGGTGGTGCAGTGGGAACGAGTAGACCACCGGCAACTAGaaggagaagaagcagaggagCTGCGGCCGCAAGGTACAGGCAAGCGCCCCTGCCGATGCGCTTGCTCATCGCGCTCTTCCCATTCCTGGGTTCATGGTTCAGAATTTTGCTCTAA